The following proteins are co-located in the Haloplanus sp. HW8-1 genome:
- a CDS encoding rhomboid family intramembrane serine protease encodes MAQCDECGSHENLPYQCRRCGGTFCAEHRLPENHDCPGLNEWDDPSGVFDSGFDDGVRDEGGSDGGLLGRLPSLDGSLTGTGGVLAYFRGNVAYLFLALMWITFALQLLVRGLAGREAMATLFVLRSDHLLYVWTWITSVFAHGGLYHIAGNSIVLYFFGPLVERYTGSKRFAALFLATGALAGLGFVGVSIVLGSLGPTGVVSVVGASGAIFAILGVLTVLNPGLRIYLYFIIPIPLWLFTAGFAVISVLFFLSPQSASSVGQGNVAHLAHLIGLVIGLAYGKRIKRPSRVPDQLTFGGGRGPGGPGGPGGPGGPGRR; translated from the coding sequence ATGGCTCAGTGCGACGAGTGCGGCAGCCACGAGAACCTGCCGTACCAGTGTCGGCGCTGCGGTGGGACGTTCTGTGCGGAACACCGGCTTCCGGAGAACCACGACTGTCCGGGGTTGAACGAGTGGGACGACCCGTCCGGCGTGTTCGATAGCGGCTTCGACGACGGCGTTCGTGACGAGGGGGGAAGCGACGGTGGCCTCCTCGGGCGTCTGCCCAGCCTCGACGGATCGCTGACCGGCACCGGCGGCGTCCTCGCGTACTTCAGGGGCAACGTCGCGTACCTCTTTCTCGCGCTCATGTGGATCACGTTCGCCCTGCAGTTGCTCGTCCGCGGCCTGGCGGGACGGGAGGCGATGGCGACGCTGTTCGTCCTCCGGTCCGACCACCTTCTGTACGTCTGGACCTGGATCACCTCCGTCTTCGCCCACGGCGGTCTCTACCACATCGCCGGCAACAGCATCGTGCTGTACTTCTTCGGCCCGCTGGTCGAGCGCTACACCGGGTCGAAGCGCTTCGCCGCCCTCTTTCTCGCCACGGGTGCCCTGGCCGGCCTGGGATTCGTCGGAGTCAGCATCGTCCTCGGTTCGCTCGGTCCGACGGGGGTCGTGAGCGTCGTCGGCGCCAGCGGCGCCATCTTCGCCATCCTCGGCGTCCTCACCGTCCTCAACCCCGGCCTCCGGATCTACCTCTATTTCATCATTCCCATCCCGCTGTGGCTGTTCACCGCCGGCTTCGCGGTCATCTCCGTGCTCTTTTTCCTCTCCCCGCAGTCCGCCTCCTCGGTGGGCCAGGGCAACGTCGCCCACCTCGCCCACCTGATCGGCCTCGTGATCGGCCTGGCGTACGGCAAGCGGATCAAACGTCCCAGTCGCGTCCCCGACCAGTTGACCTTCGGCGGCGGGCGGGGTCCGGGCGGACCGGGCGGCCCCGGTGGGCCGGGCGGCCCCGGTCGGCGGTGA
- a CDS encoding DUF7108 family protein, with translation MTDLPRDLQQEAERLTRLARRAVDDEEAAAYERDRDERLAAHGYTARVREADETLVLHPAEWLEGDTARIERIEDTDRAVEIPLSGGGDAEEWDAVEAHNADVVERVRERAGEPHAANARAFADFMGNHYARRVETATAAELREFLTEYFPRNAWPSDEQRDAVERSLEHVYAATETEMPEFSSARR, from the coding sequence ATGACTGATCTGCCACGGGACCTCCAGCAGGAGGCCGAACGGCTGACCCGACTGGCCCGACGGGCGGTCGACGACGAGGAGGCGGCGGCCTACGAGCGCGACCGCGACGAGCGTCTCGCCGCGCACGGCTACACCGCGCGCGTCCGCGAGGCCGACGAGACGCTCGTCCTCCACCCGGCCGAGTGGCTAGAGGGCGACACGGCACGGATCGAGCGCATCGAGGACACCGATCGCGCGGTCGAGATTCCGCTCTCCGGAGGTGGCGACGCGGAGGAGTGGGACGCGGTCGAGGCGCACAACGCGGACGTCGTCGAGCGCGTGCGCGAGCGGGCGGGGGAGCCCCACGCCGCCAACGCACGCGCCTTCGCGGACTTCATGGGGAACCACTACGCCCGCCGCGTCGAGACGGCGACGGCGGCGGAGCTACGGGAGTTCCTGACGGAGTATTTCCCGCGGAACGCGTGGCCGAGCGACGAGCAACGCGACGCAGTCGAGCGGTCGCTCGAACACGTGTACGCGGCGACGGAAACGGAGATGCCCGAGTTCAGTTCTGCGCGTCGATGA
- a CDS encoding inorganic diphosphatase, whose protein sequence is MVNLWEDLEPGPNPPETITAVVECLKGERNKYEYDKDVPGVVLDRVLHSNVHYPSDYGFIPQSYYDDEDPFDVLVLVEDATFPGCIVEARPIALMKMDDDGEQDDKVIAVPTEDPRFDHYRDLDDIPQQTLDEIDEFFATYKNLEEGKEVETLGWEDKAAAKEAIEHAIDLYDETFA, encoded by the coding sequence ATGGTAAACCTCTGGGAAGACCTCGAACCCGGCCCGAACCCGCCCGAGACGATCACCGCCGTCGTCGAGTGTCTCAAAGGCGAGCGCAACAAGTACGAGTACGACAAGGACGTTCCCGGCGTCGTCCTAGACCGGGTACTCCACAGCAACGTCCACTACCCGAGCGACTACGGGTTCATCCCCCAGTCGTACTACGACGACGAGGACCCCTTCGACGTGCTCGTCCTCGTCGAGGATGCCACGTTCCCCGGCTGTATCGTCGAGGCCCGGCCGATCGCCCTGATGAAGATGGACGACGACGGCGAACAGGACGACAAGGTCATCGCCGTCCCGACCGAGGACCCGCGGTTCGACCACTACCGGGACCTCGACGACATCCCCCAGCAGACCCTCGACGAGATCGACGAGTTCTTCGCGACGTACAAGAACCTCGAGGAGGGCAAGGAAGTCGAGACGCTTGGCTGGGAGGACAAGGCCGCCGCGAAGGAGGCCATCGAACACGCCATCGACCTCTACGACGAGACGTTCGCCTGA
- the rnhA gene encoding ribonuclease HI, which yields MPTIDCDPDDARRRLEAADVEVVTGNTDHERWRAERGDAVAVAYDDSVVVQGARPTDLTALLSEAGGRAHVYFDGASRGNPGPAAVGWVIVSGDGIVDEGSGTIGETTNNRAEYEALIRALEVARDHGFDEVDVRGDSELIVKQVRGEWNANDPGLRERRVTVRELLAGFDRWSLEHVPREINDRADRLANEALDDD from the coding sequence ATGCCGACCATCGACTGTGACCCCGACGACGCACGGCGACGGCTGGAGGCGGCCGACGTCGAGGTGGTGACGGGGAACACGGACCACGAACGCTGGCGGGCGGAACGCGGCGACGCGGTAGCCGTCGCCTACGACGACAGCGTGGTCGTCCAAGGCGCCCGGCCGACGGATCTGACCGCCCTCCTCTCGGAGGCTGGCGGGCGGGCGCACGTCTACTTCGACGGAGCGAGTCGCGGCAATCCTGGACCGGCCGCGGTAGGGTGGGTCATCGTCTCCGGCGACGGGATCGTCGACGAGGGAAGCGGGACCATCGGCGAGACGACGAACAACCGGGCGGAGTACGAGGCGCTGATCCGCGCACTGGAGGTCGCCCGGGATCACGGCTTCGACGAGGTGGACGTCCGCGGTGACTCGGAGCTGATCGTCAAGCAGGTCCGCGGGGAGTGGAACGCGAACGACCCGGGGTTGCGGGAACGGCGGGTGACGGTTCGAGAGTTGCTCGCCGGGTTCGACCGCTGGTCGCTGGAGCACGTTCCGCGGGAGATAAACGACCGGGCCGACCGACTGGCGAACGAGGCACTCGACGATGACTGA
- a CDS encoding endonuclease V — translation MTPARPEFVPDPSQSRAEMESLQRRVADAARFADDLGVDPASISLAEDATLGGDRPLVAGVDQAFLDGRAVSAVVCLRGGEVIERAHAVTDLAVPYVPGLLSFREGGPILAAFEALDADPDLVVFDGSGRIHFRQAGLATHLGVVLDVPSVGVAKSLLCGRIEADVDGRPAGWRAPVLADDGVDAPEGTVLGYTYQSRQYDSNPVINPLYVSPGHRVSAETAVEVVERLGGGYKLPEPTRLADAYADDCKAGLG, via the coding sequence GTGACGCCCGCCCGCCCCGAGTTCGTCCCCGATCCCTCGCAGTCCCGCGCGGAGATGGAGTCGCTCCAGCGACGGGTCGCGGACGCGGCGCGGTTCGCGGACGACCTCGGCGTCGATCCGGCATCGATCTCGCTGGCCGAGGACGCCACTCTCGGGGGGGACCGCCCCCTCGTCGCCGGCGTGGATCAGGCCTTCCTCGACGGCCGTGCGGTGAGCGCCGTCGTCTGTCTCCGGGGTGGCGAGGTGATCGAACGCGCACACGCGGTGACGGATCTGGCGGTGCCGTACGTCCCGGGGCTGCTCTCCTTCCGTGAGGGCGGGCCGATCCTCGCGGCGTTCGAGGCGCTCGACGCGGACCCGGACCTCGTCGTCTTCGACGGGAGCGGGCGCATCCACTTCCGGCAGGCCGGCCTCGCCACCCACCTCGGCGTCGTCCTCGACGTGCCGAGCGTCGGGGTGGCGAAGAGTCTGCTCTGTGGTCGGATCGAGGCGGACGTCGACGGCCGGCCGGCGGGCTGGCGCGCGCCAGTGCTCGCGGACGACGGCGTCGACGCCCCCGAGGGGACCGTCCTCGGCTACACCTACCAGTCGCGCCAGTACGACTCGAACCCCGTGATCAACCCGCTGTACGTGAGTCCGGGCCACCGGGTGAGCGCCGAGACGGCCGTCGAGGTCGTCGAACGACTCGGCGGGGGCTACAAGCTTCCGGAGCCAACACGACTGGCCGACGCGTACGCCGACGATTGCAAGGCTGGGCTCGGGTAG
- a CDS encoding PadR family transcriptional regulator gives MSEAQAVSSSPGIVRDLTAFQHNILVILSEEPMYGLAIKRQLEEYYGTEVNHGRLYPNLDNLVEMDLVEKSELDKRTNQYELTEEGHEAVLNRLDWELSKFVTDDDRADSVRDLIDAQN, from the coding sequence ATGTCAGAGGCACAAGCAGTAAGCAGCAGTCCCGGCATCGTTCGCGATCTGACCGCGTTCCAGCACAACATCCTCGTCATCCTCTCGGAGGAACCGATGTACGGGCTGGCGATCAAACGCCAGCTCGAGGAGTACTACGGAACCGAAGTGAACCACGGTCGCCTGTACCCCAACCTCGACAACCTCGTCGAGATGGACCTCGTCGAGAAGAGCGAACTCGACAAGCGGACGAACCAGTACGAACTGACCGAGGAAGGTCACGAGGCCGTCCTCAACCGACTCGACTGGGAGCTCTCGAAGTTCGTCACGGACGACGACCGCGCCGACTCGGTTCGGGACCTCATCGACGCGCAGAACTGA
- a CDS encoding HD domain-containing protein, giving the protein MGVEIKESDVSDEEFEEMKRFVSDYLSASVESESDGGRMRWYPWHSAEYRFNHTLNVVELATEIASREGADPDVVRVAALFHDIAKLEAEQDRHADEGARVAREYLTAHGEYPQSFVDQVTQSVREHSYQGPLSDVSLETQCLIEADILDKIGANGAVLMLLRMGYESRTHMDAGEMIDRVLDRGHDASRRVESDAAEGIAHQRLKRVKWFREWLEGEVPGLESRDDDPV; this is encoded by the coding sequence GTGGGGGTTGAAATCAAGGAGTCCGACGTCTCGGACGAGGAGTTCGAGGAGATGAAGCGGTTCGTCTCCGACTACCTCTCGGCGAGCGTCGAGAGCGAGAGCGACGGCGGACGCATGCGGTGGTACCCCTGGCACAGCGCCGAGTACCGCTTCAATCACACGCTGAACGTGGTGGAACTGGCGACCGAGATCGCCAGCCGCGAGGGCGCCGATCCCGACGTCGTCCGCGTGGCCGCGCTCTTTCACGACATCGCGAAACTCGAAGCGGAACAGGATCGCCACGCCGACGAGGGCGCCCGCGTCGCCCGCGAGTATCTCACCGCACACGGCGAGTATCCACAGTCTTTCGTCGATCAGGTGACACAGTCGGTCCGCGAACACTCCTATCAGGGTCCGCTGTCGGACGTCTCGCTCGAGACGCAGTGTCTCATCGAGGCCGATATCCTCGACAAGATCGGCGCCAACGGTGCGGTGTTGATGCTTCTCCGGATGGGGTACGAGTCGCGGACGCACATGGACGCCGGCGAGATGATCGACCGCGTCCTCGACCGCGGTCACGACGCGTCGAGACGCGTCGAGAGCGACGCCGCCGAGGGGATCGCCCACCAGCGACTCAAACGCGTGAAGTGGTTCCGTGAGTGGCTCGAAGGGGAAGTGCCGGGTCTCGAGTCGCGGGACGACGATCCGGTCTGA
- the gltB gene encoding glutamate synthase large subunit, giving the protein MTKPRRDAHADQRGLADPTDERSNCGVGVVLDLDGGDSHETVADGIDLLINLEHRGTTGAEEATGDGAGIMIQRPDEFFEAVVDADLSGTYAVGSVFMPRDGAARQGLMTIFERTLAEHGLEVFHWRDVPTDNHELGQTALDSEPYVQQPFVRPSEEMDDDAFDRALYVARRAVENAIEELDSAGAGRFYICSLDRDTLVYKGLLKATQLPTYYPDLVDERVKSTLVLVHARFSTNTLGAWHLAHPYRNIIHNGEFNTIRGNINWMRARETDLEHPAFGDDIDTLKPIINDPNQSDTASVDNALELLVQGGRDLPHALRMLIPEAFRKDDAMSQERKDFYDYHASLVEPWDGPALVVGTDGDRIAAALDRNGLRPCRYDVTKDGRLIMASEAGALDIDPSEIEERHRLQPGQLLVADPEEGRVVPDDEVFDDLTDEKYGEWVDREQRHLDERAAEDYEPRARVESLRTHQSAFGYTHDQLDHLVEPMAEDGKDPVGSMGDDTPLSVLSDFNRPLFTYFKQLFAQVSNPPIDYIREELVTSLESRLGPQRNLLDETPEHARQLVVDSPVLTDAQTAAIKDLDGEFSSTVVDMTYEKGGNLQSAMERLRRDAREAIEDGADVVVLSDRATGPDRVPIPSLLATGGVHHALVRNGLRNHAGLAIESGDPREVHHLATLVGYGADAVNPYLAYQSITDIVAGPDGADESEAIAHYTKALEDGLLKTMAKMGISTVESYQGAQIFEAVGLSSDFVREYFEGTEIRTEGIGIDQLEDDLETRHAVAFEDDPDLERQGEYEHRSNGIHHQWNPKTVGTLQQAVRSGSYEKYQEFADLINDQRENLQTLRGLLEFDSDRESIPLEEVQPVHEIVERFSTAAMSLGSLSPEAHETNSIAMNRIGGKSNTGEGGEPPERFGTEKECNIKQVASGRFGVTSNYLSSADELQIKMAQGSKPGEGGHLPGKKVNEMIAHVRYSTPGVGLISPPPLHDIYSIEDLKQLIHDLKTANPEADINVKLVAEAGIGTIAAGVAKANADVVHISGHSGGTGASPKTSIKNAGLPWELGVAEANQMLRATGLRDRIRVSTDGGMMTGRDVAVAALLGAEEYVFGTASLITSGCVMARICHTNNCPTGVATQDEDLRERFSGQPDHVINYMVFLAQELREIMADLGFRTIEEMVGRPELLEQVETDHPKARHLDLSAVIAEPEAGERHKVREQKHADVENHLDRDLIGAATDAIEEGEPVHLRRDISNGDRAVGAMLSNRISRRYGESGLPEDTISCTFDGVAGQSFGAFLANGVTMELVGAANDYVGKGLSGGKVIVRTPETAAYEPEDNILVGNVALYGATQGELYVDGLAGERFAVRNSGVKAVVEGVGDHGCEYMTGGVVAVLGETGRNFAAGMSGGVAYVYDPEGDFEERANTGMVTLHHDLEDADEAMLRRLVENHAEYTDSDRAAALLDDWGSEARNFTKVMPDAYAEVIAEESREDVRNELPEPASAAGGGEIGAGTVQTGDD; this is encoded by the coding sequence ATGACCAAGCCGCGGAGAGACGCCCACGCCGATCAGCGGGGGCTGGCGGACCCCACGGACGAGCGATCGAACTGTGGCGTCGGCGTCGTCCTCGATCTGGACGGCGGCGACTCCCACGAGACGGTCGCCGACGGCATCGACCTGCTCATCAACCTCGAACATCGAGGTACCACGGGGGCCGAGGAAGCCACCGGCGACGGCGCTGGCATTATGATCCAGCGTCCCGACGAGTTCTTCGAGGCAGTCGTCGACGCAGACCTGTCCGGCACCTACGCGGTCGGGTCGGTGTTCATGCCTCGAGATGGGGCGGCTCGACAGGGACTCATGACCATCTTCGAACGGACGCTCGCCGAACACGGCCTCGAAGTGTTCCACTGGCGGGACGTCCCGACGGACAACCACGAACTCGGGCAGACGGCCCTCGACTCCGAGCCGTACGTTCAGCAGCCGTTCGTCCGACCGAGCGAGGAGATGGACGACGACGCGTTCGACCGCGCGCTCTACGTCGCTCGCCGTGCCGTCGAGAACGCCATCGAGGAACTCGACTCGGCGGGGGCCGGACGGTTCTACATCTGTTCGCTCGACCGTGACACCCTCGTCTACAAGGGGTTGCTCAAGGCCACGCAGTTGCCGACGTACTACCCGGACCTCGTCGACGAACGCGTGAAGTCGACGCTCGTGCTCGTTCACGCGCGCTTCTCGACGAACACGCTCGGCGCGTGGCATCTCGCTCACCCGTACCGCAACATCATCCACAACGGCGAGTTCAACACGATCCGTGGGAACATCAACTGGATGCGGGCCCGGGAGACGGACCTCGAACATCCGGCCTTCGGCGACGACATCGACACGCTCAAGCCGATCATCAACGACCCCAACCAGAGCGACACGGCCTCCGTCGACAACGCCCTCGAACTGCTCGTTCAGGGCGGGCGTGACCTCCCCCATGCGCTCCGGATGCTCATCCCCGAAGCGTTCCGCAAGGACGACGCGATGAGCCAAGAGCGCAAGGACTTCTACGACTACCACGCGAGCCTCGTCGAGCCCTGGGACGGCCCGGCGCTGGTCGTCGGCACCGACGGTGACCGGATCGCCGCGGCGCTCGACCGCAACGGGCTCCGGCCCTGCCGGTACGACGTGACCAAGGACGGCCGCCTCATCATGGCGAGCGAGGCCGGTGCGCTCGATATCGACCCCTCGGAGATCGAGGAGCGACACCGCCTCCAGCCCGGTCAGTTGCTCGTCGCGGACCCCGAGGAAGGACGCGTCGTGCCCGACGACGAGGTGTTCGACGACCTCACCGACGAGAAGTACGGCGAGTGGGTCGACCGCGAACAGCGCCACCTCGACGAGCGGGCGGCCGAGGACTACGAACCCCGCGCCCGCGTCGAGTCGCTGCGTACCCACCAATCGGCCTTCGGCTACACCCACGACCAGCTCGATCACCTGGTCGAACCGATGGCCGAGGACGGCAAGGACCCCGTCGGGTCGATGGGCGACGACACGCCGCTGTCGGTGCTGTCGGACTTCAACCGCCCGCTGTTCACCTACTTCAAGCAGCTGTTCGCGCAGGTGTCGAACCCACCGATCGACTACATCCGCGAGGAGCTGGTGACGAGTCTCGAGTCGCGGCTCGGTCCGCAGCGCAACCTGCTCGACGAGACGCCGGAACACGCCCGCCAACTCGTCGTCGACTCGCCGGTCCTGACCGACGCCCAGACCGCGGCGATCAAGGATCTCGACGGGGAGTTCAGTTCGACCGTCGTGGACATGACCTACGAGAAAGGCGGGAACCTGCAGAGCGCGATGGAGCGTCTGCGCCGCGACGCGCGGGAGGCCATCGAGGACGGCGCCGACGTCGTCGTCCTCTCCGACCGGGCGACCGGGCCGGATCGGGTCCCCATCCCCAGCCTGCTCGCGACCGGTGGCGTCCACCACGCGCTGGTCCGCAACGGCCTCCGCAATCACGCCGGGCTCGCCATCGAATCCGGCGATCCACGCGAGGTCCACCACCTCGCCACGCTCGTGGGATACGGGGCCGACGCCGTCAACCCCTACCTCGCCTACCAGAGCATCACCGACATCGTCGCAGGACCCGACGGTGCCGACGAGTCGGAGGCCATCGCTCACTACACGAAGGCCCTCGAGGACGGCCTCCTGAAGACGATGGCGAAGATGGGAATCTCGACCGTCGAGAGCTACCAGGGCGCCCAGATCTTCGAGGCCGTCGGCCTCTCGTCGGACTTCGTCCGCGAGTACTTCGAGGGGACGGAGATCCGCACCGAGGGCATCGGCATCGACCAGCTCGAAGACGACCTGGAGACCCGCCACGCGGTCGCCTTCGAGGACGATCCGGACCTCGAACGACAGGGCGAGTACGAACACCGATCGAACGGGATCCACCACCAGTGGAACCCGAAGACCGTGGGCACGCTCCAGCAGGCGGTCCGGTCGGGGAGCTACGAGAAGTACCAGGAGTTCGCGGACCTGATCAACGATCAGCGGGAGAACCTCCAGACGTTGCGGGGGCTCCTGGAGTTCGACAGCGACCGCGAGTCGATCCCGCTGGAGGAGGTCCAGCCGGTCCACGAAATCGTCGAGCGCTTCTCGACGGCGGCCATGTCGCTCGGCTCGCTCTCACCGGAGGCCCACGAGACCAACTCCATCGCCATGAACCGCATCGGCGGGAAGTCGAACACGGGCGAGGGCGGCGAACCGCCCGAGCGGTTCGGTACCGAAAAGGAGTGCAACATCAAGCAGGTCGCCTCCGGCCGCTTCGGTGTCACCTCCAACTATCTCTCCTCGGCCGACGAACTGCAGATCAAGATGGCCCAAGGCTCCAAGCCCGGCGAGGGCGGCCACCTCCCCGGCAAGAAGGTCAACGAGATGATCGCGCACGTCCGGTACTCGACGCCGGGTGTCGGCCTCATCTCGCCGCCGCCGCTGCACGACATCTACTCGATCGAGGACCTCAAACAACTCATCCACGACCTGAAGACCGCCAACCCCGAGGCGGACATCAACGTGAAACTCGTCGCCGAGGCGGGGATCGGCACCATCGCCGCGGGCGTCGCGAAGGCTAACGCCGACGTGGTGCACATCTCGGGACACTCCGGCGGCACCGGCGCGTCCCCGAAGACGTCGATCAAGAACGCCGGTCTCCCGTGGGAACTCGGCGTCGCCGAGGCCAATCAAATGCTCCGCGCGACGGGGCTCCGTGACCGCATCCGCGTCTCCACCGACGGCGGCATGATGACTGGCCGGGACGTCGCCGTCGCCGCGCTCCTCGGGGCCGAGGAGTACGTCTTCGGGACGGCCAGCCTCATCACCTCCGGCTGTGTGATGGCACGCATCTGTCACACCAACAACTGTCCGACCGGCGTCGCCACGCAGGACGAGGACCTCCGTGAACGCTTCTCCGGACAGCCGGACCACGTCATCAACTACATGGTCTTTCTCGCACAGGAACTGCGGGAGATCATGGCCGACCTCGGTTTCAGGACGATCGAGGAGATGGTCGGCCGACCGGAACTCCTCGAACAGGTGGAGACCGACCACCCCAAGGCCCGACATCTCGATCTCTCGGCGGTCATCGCGGAACCCGAGGCCGGCGAGCGCCACAAGGTTCGCGAGCAAAAGCACGCGGACGTCGAGAACCACCTCGATCGCGATCTGATCGGGGCGGCCACCGACGCCATCGAGGAGGGCGAACCGGTACACCTCCGCCGGGACATCTCGAACGGCGACCGGGCGGTGGGTGCGATGCTCTCGAACCGCATCTCGCGGCGCTACGGCGAGAGCGGTCTCCCGGAGGACACCATCTCCTGTACGTTCGACGGCGTCGCCGGCCAGAGCTTCGGCGCCTTCCTCGCGAACGGCGTGACCATGGAACTGGTCGGCGCCGCCAACGACTACGTGGGCAAGGGTCTCTCCGGCGGGAAAGTGATCGTCCGGACGCCCGAGACGGCGGCCTACGAACCCGAAGACAACATCCTCGTCGGCAACGTCGCGCTCTACGGCGCCACGCAGGGCGAACTCTACGTCGACGGGTTGGCCGGTGAACGGTTCGCCGTCCGCAACAGCGGCGTGAAAGCCGTCGTCGAGGGCGTCGGCGACCACGGCTGTGAGTACATGACCGGAGGCGTCGTGGCCGTCCTCGGCGAGACGGGACGGAACTTCGCGGCCGGCATGTCCGGGGGCGTCGCTTACGTCTACGATCCCGAGGGTGACTTCGAGGAGCGGGCCAACACGGGCATGGTGACGCTCCACCACGACCTAGAGGACGCCGACGAGGCGATGCTCCGGCGGTTGGTCGAGAACCATGCGGAGTACACCGACAGCGACCGCGCGGCGGCGCTGCTCGACGACTGGGGAAGCGAGGCCCGAAACTTCACGAAAGTGATGCCGGACGCCTACGCGGAGGTCATCGCCGAGGAGAGCCGCGAGGACGTGCGCAACGAACTTCCGGAGCCGGCATCGGCGGCCGGCGGCGGCGAGATCGGCGCGGGAACGGTACAGACCGGCGACGACTGA
- the proS gene encoding proline--tRNA ligase, with translation MSDDQELGITESKEYSTGEWYAEVVRKAGLANYGPEGMSGFIVTRPRGYALWETIRNELDARFKATGVQNAYFPMLIPESYLEREKDVVEGFDPEVAWVTQGGYDELEERLAVRPTSESIIAPYLSQWIRSYRDLPMRVNQWCSVIRWEATETKPFFRTKEFLWQEGHTAHASEESAWSETITRLDQYEEVYEDVLAMPVLRGKKPEHDKFPGADTTTTVEALMPDGKSVQGATSHYLGQSFAEAFDITFTDENEDERVAHTTSWGLSWRALGALVMTHSDDQGLVLPPAMAPEQVVIVPIWQEETKDDVLAYAEGIADDLRAAGVRVELDDRDEHNPGFKFNEWELKGVPVRIEVGPNEVEEGTTTLVHRPDGESAEADREGIVATIRDHLDTVHAKLYAAAEENLTENVREASDRAEILGTIGQHSGYVKAPWCGDEDCEAKIKEQVAAEIVLVPFEGSESDTEPIHDGETCALCDDDAVETAYFARSY, from the coding sequence ATGAGCGACGATCAGGAACTCGGCATCACCGAGTCGAAAGAATACAGCACCGGCGAGTGGTACGCCGAAGTCGTCCGCAAGGCCGGGCTGGCGAACTACGGTCCCGAGGGCATGAGTGGGTTCATCGTCACGCGCCCTCGCGGCTACGCGCTCTGGGAGACGATTCGGAACGAACTCGACGCGCGGTTCAAGGCGACCGGCGTGCAGAACGCCTACTTCCCGATGTTGATCCCCGAGTCGTATCTGGAACGCGAGAAGGATGTCGTCGAGGGGTTCGACCCCGAGGTGGCGTGGGTCACGCAGGGCGGCTACGACGAACTGGAAGAGCGCCTCGCAGTCCGTCCGACCAGCGAGAGCATCATCGCACCGTACCTGAGCCAGTGGATCCGGAGCTACCGCGACCTCCCGATGCGTGTCAACCAGTGGTGTAGCGTGATCCGGTGGGAGGCCACCGAAACCAAGCCCTTCTTCCGGACCAAGGAGTTCCTCTGGCAGGAGGGCCACACCGCACACGCGAGCGAGGAGAGCGCCTGGTCCGAGACGATCACCCGCCTCGACCAGTACGAGGAGGTGTATGAGGACGTCCTCGCGATGCCGGTCCTCCGCGGGAAAAAGCCCGAACACGACAAGTTCCCCGGCGCGGACACGACGACGACCGTCGAGGCCTTGATGCCCGACGGCAAGTCGGTCCAGGGCGCGACCAGCCACTACCTCGGCCAGAGCTTCGCGGAGGCGTTCGACATCACGTTCACCGACGAGAACGAGGACGAACGCGTGGCCCACACCACCTCGTGGGGGCTGTCCTGGCGGGCGCTCGGGGCGCTCGTCATGACCCACAGCGACGACCAAGGGCTCGTCCTGCCGCCGGCGATGGCGCCGGAACAGGTCGTGATCGTCCCCATCTGGCAGGAGGAGACGAAAGATGACGTGCTGGCGTACGCCGAGGGCATCGCCGACGACCTCCGGGCGGCGGGCGTCCGCGTCGAACTCGACGACCGCGACGAGCACAACCCCGGGTTCAAGTTCAACGAGTGGGAGCTGAAGGGAGTCCCGGTCCGGATCGAGGTCGGTCCCAACGAGGTCGAGGAGGGGACCACGACGCTCGTCCACCGACCGGACGGCGAGTCCGCGGAGGCCGACCGGGAGGGCATCGTGGCGACCATTCGGGACCACCTCGACACCGTCCACGCCAAGCTCTACGCCGCCGCCGAGGAGAACCTGACCGAGAACGTCCGCGAGGCGTCCGACCGGGCCGAGATCCTCGGCACGATCGGCCAGCACAGCGGTTACGTCAAGGCGCCGTGGTGTGGCGACGAAGATTGCGAGGCGAAGATCAAAGAGCAGGTGGCCGCCGAGATCGTCCTCGTGCCCTTCGAGGGCAGCGAGAGCGACACCGAGCCCATCCACGACGGCGAGACCTGTGCGCTCTGTGACGACGACGCCGTCGAAACCGCCTACTTCGCCCGATCGTACTGA